The Biomphalaria glabrata chromosome 1, xgBioGlab47.1, whole genome shotgun sequence sequence tcaaaaaaaataatttagacattatgctcatccctacccagactaggcccgcgcaatccgtttcgcatagggccccgcaaatgctagggcggccctgctagtagatatcacttttaagaactttaaaaggaagggtgtgataataacttcaaaaggaagggtgtgctaatattatatgatattacgtcattgtttgttgtttatgttttatacgaaagcaaaaggattagatggaaataagagtttccattggattgaggaaagatgaatagaggggtaataactcgagtgtgaagtttaattctgaaattatagaatAACCCGAATAATGGAATATTCTAGCATTataaagaataacttttggatctgttatactccattctgtaaattttgattccaggttaattagtgtagccataaaatactcgacatttagatctattatttgtaaaggtaacaagatacctggaattcgctgtatatcatgcagtttaattcgtggcaacaaagtttaaaatgtaaaactaacttaaaaaaaaactttgatctctgtgggaaaaaatattttttaaatgtcaacaaagtcaacgtactgatagacctagatctaggtttagtctttgtgataaatttaatccataaatgttgaaaaaaaaagacacccgttgacactatttgtcaatcaaatatattaatgtatgtatttacaataaatttcggacacccatttgggggccccccctaggtgggggcccggggggattttaaaattctccccccccatcccccccccttagttacgccactgctattacacaaactttttctttttttttattaattcgcTCCTAAGCGATATTAggaatttttatttatgaaagtaCATAgacaaatgaaaaacaaattgacaacttaacaaaaacaacacacacacacacacacacacaaacaacaaaaGACTTAAAAAAAGTTGCTGAAAAGCGGACTAGATACAAACACATAAattgttaatgaaaaaaaagctaCTGCTACGAAAATAACAACTACACTCTATGTTTAAATTACGAATAAAGTCTTATATTATTTAGATCAAattagaatgtaaaaaaatattaatagttcTAGGTACGAacgctagatctagatctagatctagtaattatataaaatatattttttaaagttattccAACATTAATTGTGAAAATTCTTAAAAGTAGGTCAAGGCAGCAGTTCGTTGTTTACAATTGTTTCCACGTGTATTACAGCAAATACCAAACATTGGTCTTATTCATAATGGGTAAAGTTAGAAAACAGAAGCGTCACTTAAAGTTTAACTACAACAAAGATAGAAAGAAGAACTGGAAAAAGGCCAAGGGTATGCCAGTTATTAAATGGTTAGTATTTAGCTATAAAAATTTAACCTGTTAATCTAAGTTAAAGATGTAGTACCTAATTTCGATAACTTTCGGCACTTTAACTTTAACTAACTTTTCACTTTGACTTTCGCTTCGCCGGGCTTCGATCTTAgcttagaatctagatctagatagtagctagatgtctagtctagaatagtctagatctagaattctagatctatcttgaTTCATAATTGATGATTGAGAGGTTCAAGTTCAGTCTTGTGAGCAAAGAAAGATAGTTAAGACAAGTTAAGTTTATGAGTTTATCAGTAAatcataaatctagatttttctagatctacatctagagcTCTGCTGCTCTGTactgtgtagatctagatctagagtagatctagatctagatagaattctagatctagtagatatctgtGTAGTAAGTAGTGGTgtctaaattaatatatattatataatatagtagattctatataatatatagtctaagttACAAGtagatattaataaatattataaaaaaaaagttttgggcGCCACTGAGTCTGACTCTCACTGAGTCCATCTAATCTGGTCATGCCCAGTCATGGCCATGGGTACTTAAAGTTAAGTCTGTTAAGTCActtgacattttatttaaaatgattaaataatgTCATTGTCATTAGTTGGttaaaagtaaagatggttggtcttTATGCTGACCAAATGACACCAACCCTGTTAACCGTGGGCGGTGTGGGAGCCTACAGAAACAGATATAACATCTATAACCTTTAGGCCTTTACAACTTAACaaagatgtttttgtttatcaGTAAAaagagtaaatctagattttttcatgagctgtgtagatctagatctagtctagatttagatctagatcttgagcaAGAGTCTAGAAATACTAGaattagaattatttaattaatattacaaCATTTTATCATTATGGGACGATTGACTTAGTCTACTTAGAtctctagaattctagatctaaatgtagctAGATCTGCTTGATCTAGGATAGATACAGGGATAAATCTAATCTTCTAGATCAAGAATCTACTTTTCTAGAATGTCTATGAATCtaaatctctttctctttatatatacatattataattattataaaaatatatatttcatcaCACATGAGAAAtacaattataatttataataattatcaaGCGTTTACTAGACCTAATCTTTGCAGAAGAGTATGTAATGTGTTTAGAAATTTGAGGATAagatttaattaattgttaaaataatttGGGTTGATTATTTTTCCTCAAGCTTTACCGCACAGACTTATTTAGaaatctttgttttgttactagatttttttctcgatttgattataaataattttctatatctttatttcttgaatttttcagtaaagaaataaaaaatgcttGGGATGAAGGCAAAAGTCTAACACAGAACCTCAAAGAAATGGGCATTTCAGCAGACCCTAACAAAACTTTGAAAGTCCCACGTTCCAAGGTGAGGTTTATTGAAATTGAGActtaattagaattttttttttaaatataatttttttgtaagattttttttttcttttgctctcaACTTCATTTTTAAGTCTttacctttttgtttgtttttaggccGTCAAAATGGGAATGATGAATGTGGAGATGGAAGCTGAAATAACTAAGACACccataaaaaattatgttatgCAAGgtataaaaataacattcattttcattttttgtgtgcaaaTATTTTGCTGTTTGGTTTGATGATGATTTTCATAtaactagatgatcatttaagCAATCCATATTGAGGGTCATGGCTCTTTGAGCATTTGCCCAGCCCCCTGCCATGGTGAGGCATGAAACCCAGCATCATTAGACAGCCTTTTGCATTCTGTTAAGGCGCGATTAGGAATTTGGtgttaaatgttatttgtttcattaaaagtgaaagttttgacttagagacaatgaggtgacaataaaaaaaaaaacaagacaaagaTTTTAGGAAGTATAGCGAAATGAAAACATACTACTTTTGACGGCTTTATAGAGCGGCAAATTTTTAGTAACGTTGAGATTTAGCTTGACGTCATTTGACGGCTCCCTTTGTTATTAATAAACTTCTTATTCAACATTCGCTATCAGTGTTGACTAACTAATATTGTTGGCCCTTTGCCTGTGTTATTTGATTTAGTTATTTGAGAGTTACATCTGTTTGACTGCATAAGACACAGCATTGAAGCGGCTAACAATTCCTACAATTGGTTGCTATTGTGGCAAAAAAACTCATTGacagatattattattttgtatcataCTATGTAAAGGGATATTTGCAACTAGCTCCATGTCACTGTACATGTTTACTTATGCTGTAAAGATGTCACAATTTATTtgctattaatttaatctttttaatCAAGAGCTGGAAGAAAAATCAAAAATACCTGTAGCAAAGAAAATGTCAATGTCTGATGAAGATGCAGGCTTTTGTGTTTACCTTATGGACAAATATGGGGAGGATTACAAGGTAATTTATTTGATTACTTTtacaattgtttgtttgtatttaaaatacattatgaTTCATGAGTCCTTTAATGTCCctatttgtaaataaagatTAGAATAAAGCTCAACTATTAATTTAGGCATTTAGGTTATGTGACTAGGGAAATCTCATACCAGAGAAAGTATAGAAAAGAAActcatcatatatatatatagaggtAAAATTCCTTTAGAgaggctcaagagtttggacaaaatctaaaggaaagatcactttgcaagttggactagagttaccctatgaaaaaaaaaaagaggggatgAGAACAagagtattcacccgtcacacaatagcagggccagccttaaccgttgtgaccaagaaatcATGGAaggatcactctttttttatttctaccccacatAGTTTTAGCggcaaaaaaaaataggggtgggggacaagtaatctactctgtattaatattaattactaAATTACTAAATAGTAGGACCGTACTCAATCGTTGTGCggctctatgcgaaacggatttggaGGGGCCAAgcttgggtagggatacggataatatgtgaaaattaagaatttgtattagaaaataattt is a genomic window containing:
- the LOC106071511 gene encoding nucleolar protein 16-like, which gives rise to MGKVRKQKRHLKFNYNKDRKKNWKKAKGMPVIKCKEIKNAWDEGKSLTQNLKEMGISADPNKTLKVPRSKAVKMGMMNVEMEAEITKTPIKNYVMQELEEKSKIPVAKKMSMSDEDAGFCVYLMDKYGEDYKAMSRDERNYYQETPKQIQRKINRFKSIPEMYRVYAEAKQVTPNKLRKPLVCLSPTRYMTRHTEACVRNGHLFPSSLAATSTVVIGEAALCRVRRKLQFGRKPPKERSVKDT